The Xiphophorus hellerii strain 12219 unplaced genomic scaffold, Xiphophorus_hellerii-4.1 PGA_scaffold_75__1_contigs__length_250000, whole genome shotgun sequence genome has a window encoding:
- the aurkb gene encoding aurora kinase B, producing the protein MRANGHFENVGGLSGCKVKVGLSTVLKLKPLFVSEMQNKENHEPRGLQRQFAPLSVTRPQRVLVKPKVDSEKSYVTGPGRECASSSSISPPRKLTIDNFDIGRPLGKGKFGNVYLAKEKKHQFVVALKVLFKSQMEKEGVEHQLRREIEIQSHLKHPNILRFYNYFHDRKRVFLMLEYAPRGEMYKELQKYGRFDDQRTATYMEEISDALMYCHERKVIHRDIKPENLLLGYRGELKIADFGWSVHAPSLRRRTMCGTLDYLPPEMIEGHTHSEKVDLWCIGVLCYECLVGNPPFETASHTETYKRIMKVDLNLAKVISDGGRDLISKLLRHNPIDRLPLQNVIDHPWVKANSHRLLPPTCPMKKP; encoded by the exons ATGCGAGCAAACGGGCATTTTGAAAACGTTGGCGGTCTGAGTGGTTGTAAAGTCAAAGTTGGACTCTCAAcggttttaaaattaaaacctttatttgtttctgaaatgcAG AATAAGGAAAATCATGAGCCCAGGGGTCTTCAAAGACAG TTTGCACCCCTGAGTGTGACTAGACCACAACGTGTTCTTGTGAAGCCCAAAGTTGATTCAGAGAAAAGTTATGTTACAG GTCCTGGGAGAGAATGTGCCAGTTCATCTTCAATTTCACCACCAAG GAAACTTACAATTGACAACTTCGACATTGGTCGACCTCTTGGAAAGGGCAAGTTTGGCAATGTCTACCTCGCAAAGGAGAAGAAGCACCAATTTGTTGTGGCGCTGAAGGTGTTGTTTAAGTCCCAGATGGAAAAGGAAGGTGTGGAGCATCAACTGAGGAGAGAAATTGAAATTCAATCACATCTGAA aCACCCAAACATCCTGCGTTTCTACAATTATTTCCATGATCGCAAGAGGGTTTTCTTGATGCTGGAGTATGCTCCACGTGGAGAAATGTACAAAGAACTCCAGAAGTATGGACGGTTTGATGATCAGCGCACTGCAACg TACATGGAGGAGATATCTGACGCGCTGATGTACTGCCATGAGAGGAAAGTGATCCATCGTGACATTAAGCCAGAGAATCTACTTCTTGGTTATCGTGGAGAACTGAAAATAGCTGACTTTGGTTGGTCTGTCCATGCACCTTCTCTAAG ACGTCGCACCATGTGCGGGACATTGGATTACCTTCCTCCTGAGATGATTGAGGGACACACTCACAGCGAGAAAGTGGACTTATGGTGCATCGGAGTCCTATGCTACGAATGCTTAGTTGGCAACCCGCCCTTTGAAACAGCGAGTCATACAGAAACGTACAAGAGGATTATGaag gTGGATCTGAACTTGGCCAAAGTCATCTCTGATGGTGGACGGGACCTGATCTCAAAGCTGCTCCGCCACAACCCCATAGACCGTCTACCTCTTCAGAATGTTATTGACCACCCATGGGTGAAGGCCAACTCACACAGACTCCTTCCACCCACCTGCCCTATGAAAAAGCCCTGA
- the LOC116716623 gene encoding F-box/LRR-repeat protein 12, translating into MDEFKGCNLDYFPENILIDVLSYLSVRELVRAGRVCKRWKRLVKDQRLWRTIDLTAWKGVTSRILWFLLRQYLGCGLRCLRLRGLLLSARGGTFLSESWLKALSTKCPRLSKLCLLHADLRSLPNCQILPRSLRVLELRGCELPRSFFNQSLPTSPGLPHERAEATCSVGAQQKGRCQKGKGIASPSGIGVERLVLNNVPSFTDQHLQNLASWERLSRLELRDTFRVTANGLRSCAAKEGLSGLEGLSRLKYLEIGITGRQGYQLQMASLGLGAGWLGLEELSLGGKEVGPGLLCASRLKDLKCLHLWACTLSELQIVRSCRMLRGLRQLEFLDVTFQPRQSPPAEEGQEQEGGEEQQNEEGGTGGESNDENRTLDGTDPFPSLRRSLAGLLPSCSLVFTNCSVQINVD; encoded by the exons atggATGAATTTAAAGGCTGTAATCTTGACTACTTTCCAGAGAACATTTTAATTGACGTACTCTCCTACTTAAGCGTCAGAGAGCTCGTCAGAGCTGGGAG AGTGTGCAAGAGATGGAAACGCCTCGTTAAAGACCAAAGACTGTGGAGAACAATTGATCTGACTGCATGGAAAGGG GTGACGTCCCGGATCCTTTGGTTCCTTCTGCGTCAGTACCTGGGTTGTGGACTGAGGTGCCTTCGCTTGCGTGGTTTGTTGCTCTCTGCCCGAGGCGGCACCTTTCTCTCTGAGTCTTGGCTCAAGGCTTTGTCCACCAAATGTCCCCGCCTGAGTAAACTCTGTCTTCTGCATGCTGATCTCAGAAGCTTACCAAACTGCCAGATCCTGCCCCGATCTTTGCGGGTGCTGGAGTTGCGTGGCTGTGAGCTGCCTCGTAGTTTTTTCAATCAAAGCTTGCCTACTTCACCTGGTCTACCTCATGAACGAGCCGAAGCCACATGTAGTGTTGGTGCTCAACAGAAAGGACGCTGTCAGAAAGGGAAGGGAATTGCTTCTCCTTCGGGAATCGGTGTCGAGAGGTTGGTCCTCAACAATGTCCCATCTTTTACAGACCAGCATCTGCAGAATCTGGCATCCTGGGAGAGGCTCAGTCGGCTGGAGTTACGCGATACCTTTCGTGTAACAGCAAATGGACTTAGGAGCTGTGCAGCCAAAGAAGGCCTCTCAGGGCTGGAAGGGCTTTCAAGActcaaatatcttgaaataggCATTACAGGACGACAGGGCTACCAGTTACAGATGGCCTCCCTTGGACTGGGGGCAGGGTGGCTTGGACTAGAGGAGCTGAGTCTTGGTGGGAAGGAGGTGGGACCGGGCTTGCTCTGTGCCAGCCGTCTGAAGGACCTAAAATGTCTGCATCTTTGGGCCTGTACACTCAGCGAGCTGCAGATCGTGCGGAGCTGCAGGATGCTCCGCGGGCTCCGCCAGCTGGAGTTTTTAGACGTTACATTCCAGCCTCGGCAGAGTCCTCCTGCAGAGGAAGGACAGGAGCAGGAAGGTGGAGAGGAGCAGCAGAATGAGGAGGGAGGTACTGGTGGAGAAAGTAATGATGAGAACAGAACACTGGATGGGACTGATCCCTTCCCAAGTCTGCGCCGCTCACTGGCTGGTCTGTTGCCATCATGCTCGCTGGTGTTTACTAACTGCTCTGTTCAGATAAATGTAGATTGA
- the cops6 gene encoding COP9 signalosome complex subunit 6 — protein MATSNGGGMEVDGTASPSVMASGVTGSVSVALHPLVILNISDHWIRIRSQEGRPMQVIGALIGKQEGRNIEVMNSFELMSHTIDEKVHIDKEYYYTKEEQFKQVFKDMEFLGWYTTGGPPDQSDIHVHKQVCEIIESPLFLKLNPMTKHTDLPVSVYESVIDIISGEATMLFAELTYTLATEEAERIGVDHVARMTATGTGENSTVAEHLIAQHSAIKMLHSRVKIILEYVKAVEAGEVPFNHEILREANALCHRLPVLSTTKFKTDFYDQCNDVGLMAYLGTITKTCNSMNQFINKFNVLYDRQGIGRRMRGLFF, from the exons ATGGCGACCAGCAATGGTGGAGGAATGGAAGTGGATGGAACAG CCAGCCCCAGTGTTATGGCCTCAGGGGTCACTGGGAGTGTTTCTGTGGCCTTACACCCTTTGGTTATCCTCAACATATCAGACCACTGGATACGCATCCGGTCCCAGGAGGGCCGACCAATGCAGG tGATTGGCGCTCTGATCGGGAAACAGGAGGGTAGAAACATTGAGGTGATGAACTCCTTTGAACTAATGTCTCACACCATAGATGAGAAAGTGCACATCGACAAGGAGTATTACTACACTAAGGAGGAACAAT TTAAACAGGTCTTCAAGGACATGGAGTTCCTAGGTTGGTACACCACAGGTGGCCCTCCAGACCAGTCAGACATTCACGTCCACAAACAG GTGTGTGAGATCATCGAGAGCCCCCTCTTCCTCAAACTTAACCCGATGACCAAACACACTGAC cttcCTGTTAGCGTTTATGAATCTGTGATAGACATCATCAGTGGCGAG GCCACCATGTTGTTTGCTGAGCTGACTTACACTTTAGCcacagaggaagcagagagaatTGGTGTTGACCATGTGGCTCGAATGACAGCCACAGGAACTGGGGAAAATTCGACTG tGGCTGAACACCTTATTGCCCAGCACAGCGCGATAAAAATGCTCCACAGCCGAGTAAAGATCATTCTAGAGTACGTCAAAGCCGTCGAAGCAG GAGAGGTGCCGTTCAACCACGAGATCCTGCGAGAAGCAAACGCTCTTTGCCACAGACTGCCGGTCCTCAGCACCACAAAATTCAAAACTGACTTCTATGAT CAATGTAACGATGTGGGGCTCATGGCCTACTTAGGCACCATCACCAAGACCTGCAACAGTATGAACCAGTTCATCAACAAGTTCAACGTCCTGTACGACAGGCAGGGCATCGGCCGGAGGATGAGAGGACTCTTCTTTTGA
- the and4 gene encoding actinodin4 has translation MISLSCLLGPLCGLLFLSGLLEAKSLLSAIKQEEMVPLSDVSIHSEKANEFLSHSRPKRNAADPRWYRGNPDFQSYYRYYSSIGHTEGLYEIDKLRMLYQQMRYLEHAYGPNASYFQSKLGVPMIMCDPVTDKRCKYAAPPPPPPMKGVSKPINPTEAPPPLPLAPAISQADVLFLCNNKDPLCKPHIVYLPAGAVPVLCDPRYHPHCTPQKAPPPPLVVPKQPHHKKLPPPAPVLVKKSPPPAPIRVFKGMEYDCDPYWDPDCLIDNPPRPIKGKIMGPPPPPPPPPEEEEEEAVEEPAPPPLKEKKLSFHPYPYFHHHSYDPRDELYDPVRFQYPQPDDAADEPADE, from the exons ATGATTTCTTTATCCTGCTTGCTGGGGCCGCTATGCGGTCTCCTCTTTCTCTCAG GCCTGTTGGAGGCCAAATCTTTGCTCAGTGCCATCAAACAGGAAG AGATGGTGCCTTTGAGTGACGTGAGCATCCACTCGGAGAAAGCCAACGAGTTCCTGTCTCACTCCAGACCGAAGCGCAACGCGGCGGATCCCAGGTGGTACCGAGGAAACCCGGACTTTCAGTCGTACTACAGATACTACAGCAGCATCGGGCACACCGAGGGG CTCTATGAGATCGACAAGCTGCGGATGCTCTACCAGCAGATGAGGTACCTGGAGCACGCCTACGGCCCAAACGCCTCCTACTTCCAGAGCAAACTGGGTGTGCCAATGATCATGTGCGACCCAGTCACAGACAAGAGGTGCAAATACGCCGCTCCTCCTCCACCACCCCCGATGAAAGGAGTCTCAAAGCCCATCAATCCTACGGAGgctccacctcctcttcctctcgcTCCAGCCATTTCCCAGGCTGATGTGCTTTTCCTGTGCAACAACAAGGACCCCCTCTGCAAGCCGCACATCGTCTACTTGCCCGCTGGCGCCGTTCCGGTGCTCTGCGACCCTCGGTACCACCCCCACTGTACCCCGCAGAAAGCCCCGCCGCCCCCGCTGGTGGTTCCTAAGCAACCTCATCATAAGAAGCTGCCTCCGCCTGCCCCGGTTTTGGTCAAGAAGTCTCCTCCTCCGGCCCCCATCCGCGTCTTCAAGGGTATGGAGTACGACTGCGATCCCTACTGGGACCCCGACTGCCTGATTGACAACCCTCCAAGACCTATCAAGGGGAAGATCATGGgccccccgcccccacctcctcctccacccgaggaagaagaagaggaagccGTAGAGGAGCCAGCGCCTCCTCCGCTCAAAGAGAAGAAACTCAGCTTCCACCCTTACCCCTACTTCCACCACCACTCTTATGACCCCAGGGATGAACTGTATGACCCGGTCCGCTTCCAGTACCCCCAGCCAGATGATGCCGCTGATGAGCCTGCTGACGAGTGA
- the mcm7 gene encoding LOW QUALITY PROTEIN: DNA replication licensing factor MCM7 (The sequence of the model RefSeq protein was modified relative to this genomic sequence to represent the inferred CDS: deleted 2 bases in 2 codons) translates to MARKDYEAEKEKCKRFLQEFYTEDDNGKKVFKYGVQLVALAHREQVSLSIELDDVAEEDPELVESVCENAKRYTALFADAVHELLPEYKEREVVAKDSLDVYIEHRLIMEQRGRDPADTRDSRNQYPPELMRRFELYFKAPSMSKPKVVRDIRADSIGHLVAVRGIVTRATEVKPMMAVATYTCDQCGAETYQPIQSPSFMPLIMCPSQECVTNKSGGRLYLQTRGSKFIKFQELRIQEHSDQVPVGNIPRSMTVYARGENTRLAQPGDHVAITGIFLPLLRTGYSQAVQGLLSETYLEAHSITLMNKTEDDELGNEELTDEELRSITEEGFYEKLAGSIAPEIYGHEDVKKALLLLLVGGVEQAPKGMKIRGNINICLMGDPGVAKSQLLSYIDRLAPRSQYTTGRGSSGVGLTAAVMKDPLTGEMTLEGGALVLADLGICCIDEFDKMADADRTAIHEVMEQQTISIAKAGIMTSLNARCSILAAANPAYGRYNPRKSIEQNIQLPAALLSRFDLLWLIQDKPDADADLRLAQHITYVHQHSRQPPTHFTPIDMKLMRRYIALCKKRQPVVPEVLADYITAAYVEMRKEARVSKDTTFTSARTLLSILRLSTALARLRMMDAVEKEDVNEAMRLMEMSKDSLQADKSGTTRTQRPADVIFSLVREVATEGAAGRGGVIRMAEAEQRCVSRGFTPAQFQEALEEYEELNVWQINQARTRITFV, encoded by the exons GTGGCTTTGGCCCACCGGGAGCAGGTGTCTCTCTCTATTGAGCTGGACGATGTGGCAGAGGAAGACCCTGAGCTGGTGGAGAGCGTCTGCGAGAACGCCAAGCGCTACACGGCTTTGTTTGCTGACGCCGTCCATGAGCTGCTGCCAGAATACAAAGAACGAGAA GTGGTGGCCAAAGACTCTCTAGATGTGTATATCGAGCACAGGTTGATAATGGAACAAAGAGGTCGGGACCCCGCTGACACCAGAGACTCCCGTAACCAGTACCCACCTGAGCTCATGAGGAGATT TGAGCTCTACTTTAAAGCTCCCAGCATGTCTAAGCCCAAGGTGGTGCGTGATATTCGGGCTGACAGCATCGGCCACCTGGTCGCAGTTCGA GGCATCGTGACCCGGGCTACTGAGGTGAAGCCGATGATGGCTGTGGCGACGTACACGTGTGACCAGTGTGGTGCTGAAACTTACCAACCG ATCCAGTCTCCCTCCTTCATGCCCCTCATCATGTGTCCCAGCCAAGAGTGTGTCACCAACAAGTCTGGAGGTCGGCTTTACCTGCAGACCAGAGGCTCCAAATTCATCAAATTCCAGGAACTGCGTATTCAGGAGCAT AGTGACCAGGTTCCTGTTGGCAATATCCCCAGAAGCATGACGGTGTACGCCCGCGGTGAAAACACACGTCTTGCTCAGCCTGGAGACCATGTGGCCATCACAGGgatcttcctccctctcctgcGTACAGGATACAGCCAGGCTGTGCAG GGACTTCTGTCAGAAACCTACCTTGAGGCTCACAGCATCACGCTCATGAACAAAACGGAAGATGACGAGCTCGGTAACGAAGAGCTGACCGACGAGGAGCTTCGCAGCATCACAG agGAAGGATTTTATGAAAAGCTCGCTGGCTCAATTGCACCGGAGATCTACGGGCACGAAGATGTGAAGAAGGCTCTGCTCCTCCTGCTGGTTGGAGGAGTGGAACAAGCTCCAAAAGGCATGAAAATCAGAG GCAACATAAATATCTGCCTGATGGGCGATCCAGGAGTCGCCAAGTCCCAGCTGCTGTCCTACATCGACCGATTGGCTCCTAGAA GTCAGTATACGACGGGTCGGGGGTCGTCTGGTGTCGGTTTGACCGCCGCCGTCATGAAGGACCCTCTGACTGGTGAAATGACTCTGGAGGGCGGCGCCTTGGTGCTTGCTGACCTGGGCATCTGCTGCATTGATGAGTTTGACAAGATGGCCGACGCCGACCGCACGGCCATCCATGAGGTCATGGAACAGCAGACCATCTCCATCGCTAAG GCCGGCATCATGACCTCCCTGAACGCCCGCTGCTCCATCCTCGCCGCCGCTAAC CCGGCCTACGGCCGCTACAACCCACGGAAGAGCATCGAGCAGAACATTCAGCTGCCGGCGGCGCTGCTGTCACGTTTCGATCTGCTGTGGCTCATCCAAGACAAACCGGACGCCGACGCCGATCTGCGGCTGGCGCAGCATATCACATACGTCCACCAGCACTCCCGCCAGCCGCCGACTCACTTCACCCCCATCGACATGAAACTCATGAG GCGCTACATCGCCCTGTGTAAGAAGCGTCAGCCAGTCGTGCCGGAGGTGCTGGCGGATTACATCACCGCCGCTTACGTAGAAATGAGGAAAGAGGCTCGGGTCAGCAAAGATACCACCTTCACCTCGGCCCGTACCCTCCTCTCCATCCTGCGCCTGTCCACTGCGCTG GCCCGACTTCGGATGATGGACGCTGTGGAGAAGGAGGACGTCAACGAGGCGATGAGGCTGATGGAGATGTCAAAGGATTCTCTACAAGCCGACAAGTCCGGCACCACCAG GACCCAGCGTCCGGCAGACGTCATCTTCTCGCTGGTGCGTGAGGTCGCCACAGAGGGCGCGGCGGGCCGCGGCGGCGTGATCCGCATGGCCGAAGCGGAGCAGCGCTGCGTCTCTCGCGGCTTCACTCCCGCTCAGTTCCAGGAGGCGCTGGAGGAGTACGAGGAGCTGAACGTGTGGCAGATCAACCAGGCCCGCACCAGGATCACCTTCGTCTGA